The Apium graveolens cultivar Ventura chromosome 11, ASM990537v1, whole genome shotgun sequence genome has a window encoding:
- the LOC141698353 gene encoding uncharacterized protein LOC141698353 has protein sequence MGEQRPMFRFRLPWMQSSAPAPPTPVTAQDPPRNETPSVTSQPQPSTEPDVKAMMPAQRPFRLQRVPLAQPTPPTEPTVKSRSLRGTDTITSASTIPPQAPQLWSPKISAAPQLPSPSFSSPQFSATSQLPSPSFATPQFSSATSQLPSPQSSDNSRPPSPWQTPSRDSQLPSPKSAPQPSSPLRTSIQARDASQPSLIEHPQFKKLSEAGTFNQPQSPPLSNFQSSGQKSPITTSPSLTATDTQPTSRTETRVPSPSKNLTGIESPQPSASSSKPLSSASVKPDAPVSKPQSLEDQTKKGPKPSVTLKSSMKETVQNTGSAAHSPKSSGPLAANTTHYGIAKEMPAHKMRSEDTLMTHEEPEQKTMAGNSSGSLTHKKEKPKVAFQAEQMQLIDEDILWGKEETTSSKHCSLDVKPIKNMKPTDNKSTLIESRKKLKSSNGDRGSFQNEIRSDIFKLINKMVAADPENFKDEKVSMVALVGKNKGASMQLGFGSARREQVTKIADKTEPVEGTETNAGKTSAKHRWLDDEANKKDQMTKAVINNNVQDINNSILMNSFFTERNPGVHLAL, from the coding sequence ATGGGGGAACAAAGGCCAATGTTCCGATTTCGTCTACCTTGGATGCAATCATCTGCTCCAGCCCCTCCTACTCCTGTCACAGCTCAAGACCCTCCCAGAAATGAGACCCCTTCAGttacttctcaacctcaaccaagCACCGAGCCAGACGTCAAAGCCATGATGCCTGCCCAAAGACCGTTTAGGCTTCAACGCGTACCCCTAGCACAACCAACTCCTCCCACTGAACCTACTGTCAAAAGCCGAAGCCTGAGGGGAACTGACACCATTACATCTGCCTCCACAATTCCACCTCAGGCGCCACAACTGTGGTCTCCAAAGATATCTGCAGCACCGCAGCTCCCATCACCGTCCTTTTCATCACCTCAGTTCAGTGCCACTTCTCAGCTCCCATCACCATCTTTTGCAACACCTCAGTTCAGTAGTGCCACTTCTCAACTCCCATCACCTCAGAGCAGTGATAATTCTCGACCCCCTTCACCATGGCAAACACCTTCTAGAGATTCTCAGCTCCCATCACCTAAATCCGCTCCTCAGCCCTCATCACCATTGCGTACTTCTATTCAAGCGAGAGATGCATCTCAACCCTCATTAATAGAGCATCCCCAATTCAAAAAATTATCAGAGGCTGGAACATTTAATCAGCCTCAATCTCCACCTCTTTCGAACTTCCAGTCTTCTGGCCAAAAATCTCCAATTACCACCTCTCCATCCCTCACAGCCACAGATACACAACCAACATCAAGAACAGAAACTCGTGTCCCTTCTCCCTCGAAAAATTTAACTGGCATAGAGAGCCCACAACCTTCAGCCAGTTCCAGTAAGCCCCTGTCATCTGCATCCGTCAAACCAGATGCACCTGTCTCTAAACCACAATCACTAGAAGATCAGACCAAGAAAGGACCTAAACCAAGTGTAACCTTAAAATCCTCGATGAAAGAAACCGTTCAAAATACTGGAAGTGCTGCACACTCTCCGAAATCATCAGGTCCTTTAGCAGCTAATACAACACATTATGGAATAGCTAAAGAGATGCCTGCACATAAAATGAGATCAGAAGACACTCTAATGACACATGAAGAACCTGAGCAGAAGACGATGGCTGGGAATTCATCAGGTTCATTAACACATAAGAAAGAGAAGCCAAAGGTTGCGTTTCAGGCAGAACAAATGCAGCTGATAGATGAAGATATTCTTTGGGGAAAGGAGGAGACAACATCTTCAAAACATTGCAGCCTGGATGTAAAACCAATTAAAAACATGAAACCAACAGACAACAAAAGCACATTGATTGAATCTCGTAAAAAGCTCAAGTCATCAAATGGAGATCGAGGTTCTTTTCAAAATGAGATCAGAAGTGATATTTTTAAGCTTATTAATAAGATGGTTGCTGCTGATCCAGAGAATTTCAAAGACGAAAAAGTAAGCATGGTAGCCTTGGTTGGTAAAAACAAAGGGGCATCCATGCAACTAGGATTTGGTTCAGCAAGACGAGAACAAGTAACCAAAATAGCCGACAAAACTGAACCTGTTGAGGGCACCGAAACTAATGCTGGAAAGACTAGCGCCAAGCACAGGTGGTTAGACGATGAAGCTAACAAAAAAGACCAAATGACAAAAGCAGTTATTAATAATAATGTCCAAGATATCAATAACTCAATTCTGATGAACAGTTTCTTCACTGAAAGGAATCCTGGCGTCCATTTGGCTCTCTAA
- the LOC141696765 gene encoding uncharacterized protein LOC141696765 — protein MGSLMAGWGSIVQDPTAVKYQRNHSLTREEIDTYWKSKKQKEEEHIETVSERSGEVDKSYQRSKSAPLSTTKGRFLDMGSDDNEASSQKLILKSGWWMSSNSAFLNEPPVLIPPPEEGRKHQHK, from the exons ATGGGTTCTCTTATGGCAGGTTGGGGCTCCATTGTTCAAGATCCCACTGCAG TAAAATATCAAAGGAATCATTCACTGACAAGGGAGGAAATTGATACTTATTGGAAGTCCAAGAAGCAAAAAGAGGAGGAACATATTGAAACTGTTTCTGAG agAAGTGGAGAAGTTGACAAAAGTTATCAGAGATCAAAGTCTGCGCCACTCTCTACCACCAAAGGAAGATTCTTGGACATGGGAAGTGATGATAATGAAGCTAGCTCACAGAAACTAATCCTTAAAAGTGGCTG GTGGATGAGTAGTAATTCAGCCTTTCTAAATGAGCCTCCAGTACTAATTCCACCACCGGAAGAAGGACGGAAGCATCAACATAAGTAG
- the LOC141698023 gene encoding sugar transporter ERD6-like 6: protein MSFRDESDDGFPKDLRKPLLHTGSWYRMGSRQSSIMGSSQAIRDGSISVLACVLIVALGPIQFGFTCGYSSPTQAAISNDLKLTVSEFSLFGSLSNVGAMVGAIASGQIAEYIGRKGSLMIAAIPNIIGWLAISFAKDSSFLYMGRLLEGFGVGIISYTVPVYIAEISPQNMRGGLGSVNQLAVTIGIMLSYLLGLFVNWRVLAVLGTLPCLVLIPGLFFIPESPRWLAKMGMTEDYEVSLQVLRGFETDISLEVNEIKRSVASTSRTTAIRFRDLKQRRYWFPLMIGIGLLVLQQLSGTNGVLFYSSTIFESAGISSSNAATFGLGAVQVIATAVSTWLVDKTGRRILLIISSTGMTLSLFVVAVSFFVKGFVAANSTLYSILGILSLVGVVGMIIAFSLGMGPIPWIIMSEILPIKIKGLAGSVATLANWFIAWVVTMTAPLLLSWSSGGTFTLYMLMCALTLAFASILVPETKGKTLEEIQLSFR from the exons ATGAGTTTTCGAGATGAGAGTGATGATGGGTTTCCAAAAGATCTGCGAAAGCCATTGTTACATACAGGGAGTTGGTATCGTATGGGTTCTAGACAATCTAGCATCATGGGTTCTTCTCAGGCTATTCGTGATGGTTCTATCTCTGTTCTTGCTTGTGTTTTGATCGTTGCTCTTGGTCCTATTCAATTTGGTTTCACT TGTGGTTATTCTTCTCCTACTCAAGCTGCTATCTCCAATGATCTCAAGCTTACTGTCTCCGAG TTCTCTTTGTTTGGTTCTTTGTCCAATGTAGGTGCTATGGTTGGGGCCATTGCTAGTGGTCAGATTGCCGAATACATCGGACGGAAAGGG TCTTTGATGATAGCAGCAATTCCTAATATCATTGGTTGGCTTGCTATATCATTTGCGAAA GATTCTTCATTCTTGTATATGGGTAGGTTGCTGGAGGGATTTGGCGTTGGAATTATTTCCTACACG GTTCCTGTATATATAGCCGAGATATCACCTCAAAATATGCGAGGAGGACTGGGTTCAGTGAATCAG CTCGCGGTAACAATTGGAATAATGCTGTCCTATTTGCTCGGGCTGTTTGTTAATTGGAGAGTACTAGCAGTTTTAG GGACATTGCCTTGTCTGGTGTTGATTCCTGGCCTTTTTTTTATCCCAGAATCTCCTCGTTGGTTG GCGAAAATGGGCATGACGGAAGATTATGAAGTTTCCTTGCAAGTTCTTCGTGGATTTGAGACCGATATCTCCCTTGAAGTGAATGAAATCAAG AGGTCTGTGGCATCAACAAGTAGAACAACGGCAATCCGTTTTCGGGACCTGAAACAACGACGATATTGGTTTCCTCTGATG ATAGGAATTGGATTGCTTGTCCTTCAACAGCTGTCTGGAACTAATGGTGTCCTCTTCTATTCAAGTACCATTTTTGAATCTGCTG GCATTTCATCAAGTAATGCTGCTACTTTTGGGCTTGGCGCTGTTCAG GTGATAGCCACTGCAGTTTCTACTTGGTTGGTGGACAAAACCGGTCGAAGGATTCTACTCATA ATCTCCTCCACAGGGATGACTCTCAGTCTCTTTGTCGTTGCAGTTTCCTTTTTTGTAAAG GGTTTTGTGGCTGCTAATTCTACCCTTTATAGCATATTGGGCATCCTATCATTAGTTGGGGTTGTG GGAATGATTATTGCCTTTTCTCTTGGAATGGGGCCCATACCATGGATTATAATGTCTGAG ATTCTGCCAATCAAAATCAAAGGCCTTGCTGGAAGTGTTGCAACACTAGCAAACTGGTTCATTGCCTGGGTGGTCACTATGACTGCACCATTGTTGTTGTCTTGGAGTAGTGGAG GAACATTTACTTTGTACATGCTTATGTGCGCTCTCACATTGGCTTTTGCATCAATTTTGGTCCCCGAAACCAAAGGGAAAACTCTTGAGGAGATTCAGTTGTCTTTCAGATGA
- the LOC141698355 gene encoding tubby-like F-box protein 5: MPYRCLMRIFKRIHGDSKRNSRRLGERKCGTGRGRSYVAPETSFFPSTTVDQSRWANLPPELLLDIMRKIEVQSTWPARRDVVSCAAVCKSWRRTMEELVRTPEQCGLLTFPMSLKQPGPRDSPLQCFIKRDRQTSTYRLYLGLSPALAGETSKLLLTGKRIKRTTKTEFIISLIANDFSQASDAFAGKLRSNFLGTKFMVYNNQPPVESDIRLSQKLKVYKKKVSPGVAVGNLKLATIRYELNVLRTRGPRRMQCTMHTIPFASIQEGGTAPTPSTFGNRGDGEFYPCSVMQEEQLQNLSVKSELAHSTGVPLNLKNKSPRWHEQLQCWCLNFKGRVTVASVKNFQLVAAVDPSHTIPSAEQEKVILQFGKIAKDIFTMDYGYPLSAFQAFAICLSSFDTKPVCE, from the exons ATGCCTTATAGATGTTTAATGCGCATTTTTAAGAGGATCCATGGGGATTCAAAGAGAAATTCAAGAAGGCTAGGTGAGCGTAAGTGTGGGACGGGTCGTGGGAGGTCTTATGTAGCCCCTGAAACGTCTTTTTTTCCATCTACAACAGTTGATCAGAGCAGATGGGCAAATTTACCTCCTGAGTTGCTTCTTGACATTATGCGTAAAATAGAAGTGCAGTCAACATGGCCTGCACGTAGAGATGTAGTTTCTTGTGCTGCAGTTTGCAAATCGTGGAGGCGTACAATGGAAGAACTTGTTAGGACACCTGAGCAATGTGGGTTGCTAACGTTCCCAATGTCATTGAAGCAG CCTGGACCAAGGGATTCACCGCTCCAATGCTTTATAAAGAGGGATAGACAGACATCAACATATCGATTATATCTTGGTCTCAGTCCAG CTTTGGCAGGAGAAACTAGTAAATTGTTATTGACAGGAAAAAGGATCAAAAGGACCACAAAAACCGAATTTATAATATCCTTGATTGCTAATGATTTCTCTCAAGCCAGTGATGCTTTTGCCGGGAAGTTAAG ATCCAATTTTCTCGGTACCAAATTTATGGTGTACAACAATCAGCCTCCAGTTGAATCTGATATCCGTTTATCTCAGAAACTGAAGGTATATAAGAAGAAAGTTTCTCCAGGTGTAGCGGTTGGTAATCTCAAATTGGCCACCATAAGATACGAGCTTAATGTTCTGCGCACAAGAGGACCAAGAAGAATGCAATGTACCATGCACACAATACCATTTGCTTCAATTCAGGAAGGCGGGACTGCTCCTACTCCATCAACATTTGGGAATAGGGGAGATGGCGAATTTTATCCCTGTTCAGTAATGCAAGAAGAGCAATTGCAGAACCTCTCTGTAAAATCAGAACTGGCTCACAGTACAGGAGTTccattaaatttgaaaaataaatctCCAAGATGGCATGAGCAATTGCAGTGTTGGTGTCTCAATTTCAAAGGTCGTGTCACTGTTGCTTCTGTCAAGAACTTCCAGCTCGTGGCAGCTGTTGATCCATCACACACTATTCCATCTGCAGAACAAGAGAAAGTGATACTGCAATTTGGAAAAATCGCCAAGGACATTTTTACTATGGATTATGGCTACCCTCTTTCTGCCTTTCAAGCCTTTGCTATCTGTTTAAGCAGCTTTGACACGAAACCAGTCTGTGAATAA